In Ipomoea triloba cultivar NCNSP0323 chromosome 15, ASM357664v1, one genomic interval encodes:
- the LOC116007064 gene encoding uncharacterized protein LOC116007064 produces MEQNAVVNFRHGHGRSTSTDRFLGVFSPPKADSAIGGGGESDASLVGGGDELNEDDVLWTGRDFTEPQRRSNSGSLSTPRQAFKKPENFGILAALPEQQRKGGRPVIYQKHATTSFSRDIPSIPKPAVDREQSYGYNRNFSQSMPATKFQHSTPMKVPMMPKKAPRNGELADVDIDDDADDEMLPPHEIVARGSARSPKTTFSVLEGAGRTLKGRDLRQVRNAVFRQTGFID; encoded by the coding sequence ATGGAGCAAAACGCCGTCGTAAACTTCCGGCACGGCCACGGGCGATCGACCTCGACGGATCGGTTTCTCGGCGTGTTTTCGCCGCCGAAGGCTGATTCCGCTATCGGCGGCGGAGGGGAATCGGATGCATCCTTGGTTGGGGGCGGCGATGAGCTGAACGAAGACGATGTGCTTTGGACTGGACGAGACTTCACGGAGCCTCAACGTCGATCCAATTCAGGCTCTCTGAGCACTCCTCGGCAGGCGTTTAAGAAGCCGGAGAATTTCGGAATCCTCGCCGCATTGCCGGAGCAGCAGCGGAAAGGAGGGCGTCCGGTTATCTATCAAAAGCACGCTACGACGTCGTTTTCGCGGGATATCCCTTCAATTCCCAAGCCGGCGGTGGATAGGGAGCAGAGCTATGGCTACAATCGAAACTTCTCGCAATCAATGCCGGCTACGAAGTTCCAGCACTCGACTCCGATGAAAGTGCCGATGATGCCGAAGAAGGCGCCGAGGAACGGCGAGCTTGCTGACGTGGACATCGACGACGACGCCGATGATGAAATGCTGCCGCCGCATGAGATCGTGGCGCGAGGATCGGCTAGGTCTCCCAAGACCACTTTCTCAGTACTGGAAGGAGCCGGCAGAACCCTCAAGGGGAGGGATCTTCGTCAGGTTCGCAATGCGGTTTTTCGTCAAACAGGTTTCATCGACTGA
- the LOC116007356 gene encoding beta-fructofuranosidase, insoluble isoenzyme 1-like yields MGLSSQKLGWVFLLCFVVFCGYKNGVVEASHKVYMHLQSQNAVDIKKVHRTGYHFQPPQHWMNDPNGPMYYKGLYHLFYQYNPKGAVWGNIVWAHSVSKDMINWKPLKPAIYPSKSFDQFGTWSGSATILPGNKPAILYTGIVDEKQTQVQNLAYPKDYNDPYLQEWVKPDFNPIAIGDTPWVNTSAFRDPTTAWLGRDGHWRMLVGSKKRRRGLVYLYRSRDFVDWVKAKHPLHTAPQTGMWECPDFFPVQAQGKTGLDTSVIGENVKHVLKVSLDETRYEYYTVGTYYPDKDRFIPDPNSVDGWAGLRYDYGNFYASKTFFDPSKNRRVLWGWSNESDVSPDDSEIKGWSGIQAIPRKIWLHSNGKQVMQWPIEELEAIRENKVELNNHKLNIGEKIEVKGITAAQADVEVTFSFKSLDKAESFDPSWADYDAQKLCQVRGSTIQGGLGPFGLATLASTNLEEFTPVSFRVFKDHDKYKVLMCSDATLSTLRNEPKMYKPSFAGFVDVDLTVEKKLSLRSLIDHSVVESFGEGGKTCITSRVYPTLAIYDKAHLFAFNNGTEAITIETLNAWSMDNPKMN; encoded by the exons ATGGGGTTGTCGTCCCAAAAGCTTGGGTGGGTTTTTCTGCTTTGTTTTGTGGTTTTCTGCGGCTACAAAAATGGCGTCGTCGAAGCCTCTCACAAGGTTTATATGCATCTGCAATCCCAAAACGCCGTTGATATCAAGAAAGTTCATCGTACCGGTTACCATTTTCAACCCCCACAACATTGGAtgaatg ATCCAAATG GCCCGATGTATTACAAAGGACTTTACCATCTTTTCTACCAATATAACCCGAAAGGGGCAGTTTGGGGAAACATAGTATGGGCCCATTCAGTGTCCAAAGACATGATCAATTGGAAGCCGTTAAAGCCCGCAATCTACCCGTCAAAGTCGTTTGATCAATTCGGGACGTGGTCGGGCTCGGCCACTATTCTACCCGGTAACAAGCCCGCAATCTTGTACACCGGAATTGTGGACGAGAAACAAACCCAAGTCCAAAACTTGGCTTACCCGAAGGACTACAACGACCCGTATCTTCAAGAATGGGTGAAGCCCGATTTCAACCCGATTGCCATTGGGGATACACCGTGGGTTAACACTTCGGCTTTTCGTGACCCGACCACGGCCTGGTTGGGCCGGGATGGGCATTGGAGAATGTTGGTGGGCTCTAAGAAAAGGAGAAGAGGGTTAGTTTATTTGTATAGGAGCAGAGACTTTGTGGATTGGGTTAAGGCAAAACACCCATTGCATACCGCTCCCCAAACCGGGATGTGGGAGTGCCCGGATTTTTTCCCGGTTCAGGCTCAGGGGAAAACCGGTTTGGACACTTCGGTTATTGGGGAGAATGTTAAGCATGTGTTGAAAGTTAGCCTTGATGAGACAAGGTATGAGTACTACACTGTGGGTACATATTATCCGGATAAGGACCGGTTCATTCCGGATCCCAATTCTGTTGATGGTTGGGCCGGGTTGAGGTATGATTATGGCAATTTCTATGCATCCAAGACTTTCTTTGATCCTAGCAAGAACCGGAGAGTTCTTTGGGGCTGGTctaatgaatctgatgttagcCCGGATGATAGTGAAATAAAGGGTTGGTCTGGAATTCAG GCTATTCCACGTAAAATATGGCTTCATTCTAATGGAAAACAAGTGATGCAATGGCCAATTGAAGAATTGGAAGCCATTAGAGAGAACAAAGTGGAACTGAACAATCACAAGCTAAACATTGGAGAGAAGATTGAAGTTAAGGGAATCACAGCTGCACAG GCTGATGTTGAGGTGACTTTCTCCTTCAAAAGCTTAGACAAGGCGGAGTCATTTGACCCAAGTTGGGCTGACTATGATGCACAGAAACTCTGTCAGGTAAGGGGTTCGACAATCCAAGGTGGTCTTGGACCATTTGGATTGGCAACCTTAGCTTCAACAAACTTGGAAGAGTTCACACCTGTTTCCTTCAGAGTGTTCAAGGACCATGACAAGTACAAAGTGCTCATGTGCTCAGATGCAACATT GTCGACTTTGAGgaatgaaccaaaaatgtataAACCCTCATTTGCTGGATTTGTAGATGTAGATCTTACGGTAGAGAAAAAACTGTCACTTAGAAGTCTG ATTGATCATTCAGTAGTAGAGAGTTTTGGTGAAGGTGGAAAAACATGCATTACATCTAGAGTTTATCCTACATTGGCAATCTATGATAAAGCTCACTTGTTTGCATTCAACAATGGCACAGAGGCAATTACTATAGAGACTTTGAATGCATGGAGCATGGATAATCCTAAAATGAACTAA
- the LOC116006230 gene encoding 40S ribosomal protein S14, which translates to MSRRKTREPKEENVTLGPAIREGELVFGVAHIFASFNDTFIHVTDLSGRETLVRITGGMKVKADRDESSPYAAMLAAQDVSQRCKELGITALHIKLRATGGNKTKTPGPGAQSALRALARSGMKIGRIEDVTPIPTDSTRRKGGRRGRRL; encoded by the exons ATG TCAAGGAGAAAGACCAGAGAGCCCAAGGAGGAGAATGTGACCCTTGGACCTGCCATTAGGGAAGGGGAATTGGTGTTTGGTGTTGCCCACATTTTTGCATCATTCAATGACACATTCATT CATGTTACTGATTTGTCTGGCCGGGAAACACTGGTTCGCATCACTG GTGGAATGAAGGTCAAGGCTGACAGAGATGAATCTTCTCCGTATGCAGCTATGCTTGCAGCACAAGATGTGTCTCAACGATGCAAG GAGCTCGGGATTACAGCTCTTCACATTAAGCTTCGGGCTACAGGTGGAAACAAGACCAAGACTCCCGGTCCAGGTGCTCAGTCTGCTCTCAGAGCCCTTGCTCGGTCAGGCATGAAGATTGGCCgtatag AGGATGTTACTCCAATTCCCACCGATAGCACCCGTAGAAAGGGCGGAAGAAGGGGAAGGAGGCTGTGA
- the LOC116006902 gene encoding pentatricopeptide repeat-containing protein At4g21065-like isoform X1 has translation MLTSSRMKMLLNATAPKFKFQEPIFRPLPSPNPVKLWIAISSYGYLAVLNCNRVRSLRTQSVQMVSGEFPTILGTMFAGKATTVLKRIQSDRCKSRTESKISMFKSKTRRLLHSIDAQHGLFSASPFTSIAAETTTKHQVYEQIAHLPQTSTPQFLHFVDPRFYLSALVNCKSVSEIKRVHAQIAVNGLLENLVVANKLLYTYTMHKVISDAYALFGGLSERDPVSWSVMVGGFAKADDFIGCFRTFKEYLRSVDQPDNYTLPFVIRACRDRMNLQMGRLIHNVVCKYGLQSDPFVAAALADMYARCKVIGDAKQVFHRMPNRDVVTWTVMIGAFTDCGDPYEALVLFDQMREEGVLPDKVAMVNVVNACAKLGAMQKARLIHEYILRNNFTLNVILGTAMIDMYAKCGNVDSAREIFDCMRQKNVITWSAMIGAYGYNGQGKKALDLFALMLQNGIQPNRITFVSLLYACSHSRLVEDAQKLFRSMQGEYGVTPDVKHYTCMVDVLGRAGRFEEAQSLIQNMTVEKDEGLWGALLGACRIHGRVELAEMAADSLLELQPQNPGHYILLANIYAKAGRWQHVAKIRELMTHQSLKKTPGWTWIEVDNSIHRFSVADHTHPSSKAIYQKLSHLRGEVELAGYVPDTDFVLHDVDEELKLESLFAHSEKLAIAFGLITTPEGTSISVIKNLRVCGDCHMFIKFVSLVTSRTIVVRDANRFHHFRSGACSCGDYW, from the exons ATGCTAACAAGTTCAAGAATGAAAATGCTTCTGAATGCAACAGCCCCCAAGTTCAAATTTCAGGAACCCATTTTCAGACCTCTTCCGAGCCCTAACCCTGTAAAACTATGGATCGCTATTTCTTCATATGGGTATTTAGCAGTGTTGAATTGCAATCGAGTTCGGAGCCTGAGAACCCAGTCAGTGCAGATGGTTTCTGGAGAGTTTCCTACAATTTTGGGAACTATGTTTGCTGGAAAAGCCACCACTGTTCTTAAGAGGATACAGTCTGATAGATGCAAAAGCAG GACTGAGAGCAAAATCTCCATGTTCAAATCCAAAACCCGAAGGCTTCTTCACTCTATTGATGCACAACATGGTTTGTTCTCAGCATCCCCTTTTACATCTATTGCTGCTGAGACTACAACAAAACACCAAGTGTATGAGCAGATAGCCCATCTCCCACAAACATCAACCCCACAATTCCTGCACTTCGTGGATCCAAGGTTTTACCTTTCTGCACTTGTGAACTGTAAAAGTGTTTCTGAAATCAAACGGGTTCATGCCCAAATAGCAGTCAATGGTCTTCTTGAAAACCTTGTTGTTGCTAACAAACTTCTTTATACATACACAATGCATAAGGTTATTTCTGATGCTTATGCTTTGTTTGGTGGATTGAGTGAAAGAGATCCCGTTTCTTGGAGTGTTATGGTTGGTGGGTTTGCTAAAGCTGATGACTTTATCGGTTGTTTTAGGACTTTTAAGGAGTATCTGAGATCCGTGGATCAGCCTGATAATTATACTTTGCCTTTTGTCATAAGGGCTTGTAGGGATAGAATGAACCTTCAAATGGGTAGATTGATTCATAATGTGGTTTGTAAATACGGGCTGCAATCAGATCCTTTTGTGGCTGCAGCTCTTGCAGATATGTATGCAAGATGTAAGGTTATTGGTGATGCCAAGCAAGTCTTTCATAGAATGCCCAACAGGGATGTTGTGACTTGGACGGTCATGATTGGAGCGTTTACTGACTGTGGGGATCCATACGAGGCTCTGGTTCTCTTTGATCAGATGAGAGAGGAAGGGGTTCTTCCTGACAAAGTTGCCATGGTAAACGTTGTAAACGCGTGTGCAAAATTAGGGGCAATGCAGAAAGCAAGGCTTATCCATGAATATATTCTGAGAAACAATTTCACACTGAATGTGATACTGGGAACTGCCATGATTGATATGTACGCTAAGTGTGGAAATGTTGATTCTGCAAGGGAGATATTTGATTGTATGAgacaaaaaaatgttataacttGGAGTGCAATGATTGGGGCTTATGGTTATAATGGACAGGGCAAGAAAGCTCTCGACTTGTTCGCTCTAATGTTACAGAACGGGATACAACCTAACAGGATCACATTCGTGTCGCTCTTGTATGCTTGCAGTCACTCCAGGCTGGTTGAAGATGCACAAAAGCTCTTCCGCTCGATGCAGGGAGAGTATGGCGTAACCCCAGACGTGAAGCATTATACTTGTATGGTCGATGTCTTAGGCCGAGCAGGAAGATTTGAAGAAGCACAGAGTTTGATTCAGAACATGACTGTTGAAAAGGATGAAGGTCTCTGGGGAGCACTGCTTGGAGCCTGCAGGATTCATGGCAGGGTAGAACTTGCAGAAATGGCAGCAGATTCACTCCTCGAATTGCAGCCTCAGAATCCCGGGCACTATATACTGCTCGCCAACATTTACGCCAAAGCTGGAAGGTGGCAACACGTCGCCAAGATCAGGGAGCTAATGACCCATCAGAGCTTGAAGAAAACGCCCGGCTGGACATGGATCGAAGTGGACAACAGCATCCATCGCTTCAGCGTTGCAGACCACACCCACCCTTCCTCAAAGGCGATTTATCAGAAGCTGAGTCATCTGCGCGGGGAAGTAGAGCTCGCTGGATACGTTCCTGATACAGATTTCGTGTTGCACGACGTTGACGAGGAACTCAAGCTGGAAAGCCTATTCGCTCACAGCGAGAAGCTTGCAATTGCATTCGGCCTCATCACCACACCAGAGGGAACCTCCATTAGTGTCATCAAGAACCTCAGAGTCTGCGGCGACTGTCACATGTTTATTAAATTCGTGTCTCTGGTTACGAGCAGGACGATTGTTGTACGCGATGCAAACCGGTTTCACCATTTCAGATCCGGTGCTTGTTCTTGTGGAGATTATTGGTGA
- the LOC116006754 gene encoding uncharacterized protein LOC116006754, with product MEGYDAVVVGSGYGGSVAAFRLSMAGFKVCLLEKGRRWEAQDFPRDSWKILSSVRVEKGGVKIGPKDALFQIHQEQDCLAAVACGLGGGSLVNAGVMLPTPASTRRNPKWPKEWETDWEFCQASAAAILRIQTIPAKFQTAKVMDQVLRECLDSSADAPPLKLSVNFDMEDHHLPSKTPRQMGTCLACGNCLAGCPFGAKNSTDKTYLVSAVQAGCTIKTESEVQFIVRNQDDICRQHMTDTTRKRRWLVFLDDYNYITSDFIILSAGVFGTTKILFRSQARGLKFSERLGSGLSCNGNNVAFLAGSSAPLNARGLSSKNFSSVPFKDRPGPSISSSYISSLGFTIQSAVVPSAYPSGLFKGITTYIWPSRDWFLYCIKDKLQRFFRLKEGQEMALNVMGCDESDGEITFKKETESICFRSPRDPLLPRKIEALHKIAKKLGGCLFMSRFRSTSVHLLGGCNAAPDASGGVCNRNGQVFDAKSAKTVHHGLYVCDASLIPCSVGVNPCLTIATIAELVSKDLVRDALGYQSEKEPELSDQFWVTKPDSNYGHSAESETSSVDIKETMTGQIAGMPCSAFLKLRIGCGSYKDCAAGSKHHSFSRGKAGGYLEFRTVEMDRMYVIHGEVDLCGTDPKTPYTQYMHYHLLLGASSGSRYVLEGKKVMNPYMLGLYAWKESTTMHVTFRKISDSASMEENQEMMALKGKLHISFMGFLKAAISVKGNSRLMFLSAFLQSMLRTYILQIPRRNRNILAASELPERQYPTSTLHKIKTEDGFIISCRQWKCCQSEWGLEEGRKLYPVLLINGYSTESFWLPTEPNDLIRTLLQEGHEVWLLQSRVHPLNSSNSFSIEDIGRFDIPSVIDTILEVHGASMKIHVVAHCIGGLAFHIAVMGGHVSAKQIASLSCTNSSMFFKITTSSLVKMWLPLIPISMAILGNNKTLPMFQSSNLNTRQTLLKSLARFLPRYERCTCDECEVFSGIFGNAFWHDNVTQTMHSWLNKVSLPSLPMAAFPHLRKICKSGHIVDAQGNNSYLIHPERMALHTLYISGGRSLLVTPETSFLANKYMKMHRPEFRHGRVVVEGFGHSDLLIGEEADKKVFPHILEHIGLAENGRRFGKGRNDCNNGGLDWGDDPYEDEDDGI from the exons ATGGAGGGCTATGATGCTGTGGTTGTTGGTTCTGGATATGGAGGTTCTGTTGCTGCATTTCGGCTTTCGATGGCGGGTTTCAAAGTGTGTCTGCTTGAGAAAGGAAGAAGATGGGAAGCTCAGGACTTTCCCAGGGATAGTTGGAAGATACTTTCATCTGTCAGGGTGGAGAAAGGAGGGGTCAAGATTGGCCCAAAAGATGCTTTATTTCAG ATTCATCAAGAACAGGACTGTCTGGCAGCAGTGGCCTGTGGACTAGGTGGAGGGTCACTTGTGAATGCAGGAGTGATGCTTCCAACCCCTGCAAGCACACGAAGAAACCCGAAATGGCCTAAGGAGTGGGAGACCGATTGGGAGTTCTGTCAAGCGTCTGCTGCAGCCATACTAAGGATACAGACAATCCCCGCCAAGTTTCAGACCGCGAAAGTCATGGATCAAGTGCTCCGCGAGTGCCTTGACAGTAGTGCTGACGCTCCTCCGTTGAAACTTAGCGTGAACTTTGACATGGAAGATCATCACCTTCCCTCAAAAACGCCTCGCCAAATGGGCACCTGCCTCGCCTGTGGGAATTGTCTCGCGGGGTGTCCATTTGGTGCCAAGAATTCCACTGATAAGACTTATCTGGTCTCTGCTGTCCAG GCAGGATGTACTATAAAAACAGAATCTGAAGTTCAGTTTATTGTGAGAAACCAAGATGACATTTGCAGACAACATATGACTGACACAACAAGGAAAAGAAGGTGGCTTGTCTTCCTAGATGATTACAACTACATAACATCCGATTTCATTATACTTTCAG CTGGAGTTTTTGGCACGACGAAGATACTTTTCAGGTCCCAAGCGCGAGGCTTGAAGTTCTCAGAGAGGCTCGGATCAGGGCTGAGTTGCAATGGCAACAATGTGGCTTTCCTGGCTGGAAGCTCAGCGCCTTTAAATGCTCGTGGCTTGAGCAGCAAGAACTTTTCGAGTGTACCTTTTAAAGATCGCCCAGGGCCATCCATTTCTTCATCATACATTTCTTCTTTGGGGTTCACTATACAG AGTGCCGTTGTGCCATCTGCTTATCCAAGCGGGCTGTTCAAAGGAATCACGACGTATATATGGCCATCTCGAGACTGGTTCCTTTACTGCATCAAAGACAAGTTACAACGTTTTTTTAGACTAAAGGAAGGCCAGGAAATGGCTCTGAATGTGATGGGGTGTGATGAGAGTGATGGGGAAATCACTTTCAAGAAAGAGACAGAATCCATCTGTTTCAGATCTCCCCGGGACCCTCTACTACCCCGAAAGATCGAAGCTCTACACAAGATCGCAAAGAAACTAGGCGGGTGTCTGTTCATGTCAAGGTTCAGGAGCACATCAGTGCACCTTTTAGGAGGCTGCAACGCTGCACCAGATGCCTCAGGTGGTGTCTGCAACCGCAATGGTCAAGTTTTCGACGCCAAATCTGCAAAAACTGTGCATCACGGCCTTTATGTCTGCGATGCATCCTTAATTCCTTGCTCTGTTGGTGTGAATCCATGCCTCACCATTGCCACAATCGCGGAACTTGTGAGCAAGGACTTAGTTCGGGATGCTCTCGGGTACCAATCTGAGAAAGAACCTGAATTGTCTGATCAGTTTTGGGTCACTAAACCAGACTCAAACTATGGACACTCTGCTGAGAGTGAGACATCCTCTGTGGACATTAAGGAAACCATGACAGGTCAAATTGCAGGTATGCCTTGTTCTGCATTTCTTAAACTGAGAATAGGTTGTGGGAGCTACAAAGATTGTGCTGCTGGCTCAAAACATCATAGTTTTTCGCGAGGAAAAGCCGGGGGATACCTAGAATTCAGAACTGTTGAAATGGACAGAATGTATGTAATACATGGAGAAGTGGATTTATGTGGAACTGATCCAAAAACTCCATACACTCAGTACATGCATTATCACCTTCTCCTTGGAGCTTCTTCTGGTTCAAG GTATGTTCTTGAAGGAAAGAAAGTAATGAATCCTTACATGCTGGGATTGTATGCATGGAAAGAGTCCACCACCATGCATGTAACATTCAGAAAGATTTCAGACAGTGCTTCCAtggaagaaaatcaagaaatgATGGCTCTTAAAGGAAAGCTGCATATTTCCTTCATGGGATTCCTAAAGGCTGCCATTTCTGTGAAGGGTAACAGCAGACTGATGTTCTTATCTGCTTTCTTGCAATCTATGCTAAGAACATACATCCTGCAAATTCCACGACGAAATCGAAACATCTTGGCAGCATCAGAACTGCCTGAAAGGCAGTACCCTACAAGTACCCTCCACAAGATTAAAACAG AAGATGGATTTATCATCAGTTGCAGACAGTGGAAGTGTTGTCAAAGTGAGTGGGGGCTTGAAGAAGGGAGAAAACTGTATCCAGTCCTCCTAATCAatggctactccacagaaagttTCTGGTTACCAACTGAACCAAATGATCTTATAAGAACTTTGCTTCAAGAAGGGCATGAAGTGTGGCTTCTGCAATCAAGAGTGCACCCTTTAAACTCTTCAAACAGCTTCTCCATTGAAGACATTGGCAGATTTGACATACCTTCTG TGATTGATACAATCTTGGAGGTGCATGGGGCATCAATGAAGATACATGTTGTAGCACATTGTATTGGAGGCCTAGCCTTTCATATTGCAGTAATGGGAGGCCATGTTTCTGCCAAGCAAATAGCTTCCCTCTCTTGCACCAATTCTTCCATGTTCTTCAAGATAACCACATCTTCACTTGTCAAAATGTGGCTTCCTCTCATCCCT ATATCCATGGCGATTCTAGGCAACAACAAGACCTTACCCATGTTCCAATCCTCAAACCTCAACACAAGACAAACTCTCCTCAAATCACTAGCAAGATTCCTGCCACGCTACGAGAGATGCACCTGCGACGAATGCGAGGTCTTCTCCGGCATCTTCGGCAACGCATTCTGGCACGACAACGTCACCCAAACCATGCACTCCTGGCTAAACAAAGTGAGCTTGCCCTCCCTTCCCATGGCGGCCTTTCCTCACCTCAGAAAGATCTGCAAATCCGGCCACATAGTAGACGCCCAAGGGAACAACTCCTACTTAATCCACCCGGAAAGAATGGCGCTGCATACCCTTTACATCTCCGGCGGCCGGAGCCTTCTCGTGACACCGGAAACCTCGTTTCTTGCTAATAAGTATATGAAGATGCACCGGCCGGAGTTTAGGCATGGACGGGTGGTTGTTGAGGGGTTTGGGCATTCTGATCTCTTGATTGGAGAAGAGGCTGATAAGAAGGTTTTTCCGCACATTTTGGAGCATATTGGGTTGGCTGAAAATGGGAGGAGGTTTGGGAAAGGAAGGAATGATTGTAACAATGGAGGTTTGGATTGGGGTGATGATCCAtatgaggatgaagatgatg GCATATAG
- the LOC116006902 gene encoding pentatricopeptide repeat-containing protein At4g21065-like isoform X2: MQPHAISMFLIHDFFLNLSFCTKRTESKISMFKSKTRRLLHSIDAQHGLFSASPFTSIAAETTTKHQVYEQIAHLPQTSTPQFLHFVDPRFYLSALVNCKSVSEIKRVHAQIAVNGLLENLVVANKLLYTYTMHKVISDAYALFGGLSERDPVSWSVMVGGFAKADDFIGCFRTFKEYLRSVDQPDNYTLPFVIRACRDRMNLQMGRLIHNVVCKYGLQSDPFVAAALADMYARCKVIGDAKQVFHRMPNRDVVTWTVMIGAFTDCGDPYEALVLFDQMREEGVLPDKVAMVNVVNACAKLGAMQKARLIHEYILRNNFTLNVILGTAMIDMYAKCGNVDSAREIFDCMRQKNVITWSAMIGAYGYNGQGKKALDLFALMLQNGIQPNRITFVSLLYACSHSRLVEDAQKLFRSMQGEYGVTPDVKHYTCMVDVLGRAGRFEEAQSLIQNMTVEKDEGLWGALLGACRIHGRVELAEMAADSLLELQPQNPGHYILLANIYAKAGRWQHVAKIRELMTHQSLKKTPGWTWIEVDNSIHRFSVADHTHPSSKAIYQKLSHLRGEVELAGYVPDTDFVLHDVDEELKLESLFAHSEKLAIAFGLITTPEGTSISVIKNLRVCGDCHMFIKFVSLVTSRTIVVRDANRFHHFRSGACSCGDYW; encoded by the exons ATGCAACCTCATGCTATTTCTATGTTCTTGATTCATGATTTCTTCCTCAATCTTTCCTTTTGTACAAAGAG GACTGAGAGCAAAATCTCCATGTTCAAATCCAAAACCCGAAGGCTTCTTCACTCTATTGATGCACAACATGGTTTGTTCTCAGCATCCCCTTTTACATCTATTGCTGCTGAGACTACAACAAAACACCAAGTGTATGAGCAGATAGCCCATCTCCCACAAACATCAACCCCACAATTCCTGCACTTCGTGGATCCAAGGTTTTACCTTTCTGCACTTGTGAACTGTAAAAGTGTTTCTGAAATCAAACGGGTTCATGCCCAAATAGCAGTCAATGGTCTTCTTGAAAACCTTGTTGTTGCTAACAAACTTCTTTATACATACACAATGCATAAGGTTATTTCTGATGCTTATGCTTTGTTTGGTGGATTGAGTGAAAGAGATCCCGTTTCTTGGAGTGTTATGGTTGGTGGGTTTGCTAAAGCTGATGACTTTATCGGTTGTTTTAGGACTTTTAAGGAGTATCTGAGATCCGTGGATCAGCCTGATAATTATACTTTGCCTTTTGTCATAAGGGCTTGTAGGGATAGAATGAACCTTCAAATGGGTAGATTGATTCATAATGTGGTTTGTAAATACGGGCTGCAATCAGATCCTTTTGTGGCTGCAGCTCTTGCAGATATGTATGCAAGATGTAAGGTTATTGGTGATGCCAAGCAAGTCTTTCATAGAATGCCCAACAGGGATGTTGTGACTTGGACGGTCATGATTGGAGCGTTTACTGACTGTGGGGATCCATACGAGGCTCTGGTTCTCTTTGATCAGATGAGAGAGGAAGGGGTTCTTCCTGACAAAGTTGCCATGGTAAACGTTGTAAACGCGTGTGCAAAATTAGGGGCAATGCAGAAAGCAAGGCTTATCCATGAATATATTCTGAGAAACAATTTCACACTGAATGTGATACTGGGAACTGCCATGATTGATATGTACGCTAAGTGTGGAAATGTTGATTCTGCAAGGGAGATATTTGATTGTATGAgacaaaaaaatgttataacttGGAGTGCAATGATTGGGGCTTATGGTTATAATGGACAGGGCAAGAAAGCTCTCGACTTGTTCGCTCTAATGTTACAGAACGGGATACAACCTAACAGGATCACATTCGTGTCGCTCTTGTATGCTTGCAGTCACTCCAGGCTGGTTGAAGATGCACAAAAGCTCTTCCGCTCGATGCAGGGAGAGTATGGCGTAACCCCAGACGTGAAGCATTATACTTGTATGGTCGATGTCTTAGGCCGAGCAGGAAGATTTGAAGAAGCACAGAGTTTGATTCAGAACATGACTGTTGAAAAGGATGAAGGTCTCTGGGGAGCACTGCTTGGAGCCTGCAGGATTCATGGCAGGGTAGAACTTGCAGAAATGGCAGCAGATTCACTCCTCGAATTGCAGCCTCAGAATCCCGGGCACTATATACTGCTCGCCAACATTTACGCCAAAGCTGGAAGGTGGCAACACGTCGCCAAGATCAGGGAGCTAATGACCCATCAGAGCTTGAAGAAAACGCCCGGCTGGACATGGATCGAAGTGGACAACAGCATCCATCGCTTCAGCGTTGCAGACCACACCCACCCTTCCTCAAAGGCGATTTATCAGAAGCTGAGTCATCTGCGCGGGGAAGTAGAGCTCGCTGGATACGTTCCTGATACAGATTTCGTGTTGCACGACGTTGACGAGGAACTCAAGCTGGAAAGCCTATTCGCTCACAGCGAGAAGCTTGCAATTGCATTCGGCCTCATCACCACACCAGAGGGAACCTCCATTAGTGTCATCAAGAACCTCAGAGTCTGCGGCGACTGTCACATGTTTATTAAATTCGTGTCTCTGGTTACGAGCAGGACGATTGTTGTACGCGATGCAAACCGGTTTCACCATTTCAGATCCGGTGCTTGTTCTTGTGGAGATTATTGGTGA